The following are from one region of the Noviherbaspirillum sedimenti genome:
- a CDS encoding helix-turn-helix domain-containing protein translates to MSQLSPVQTRVQVRNTPSGVLRPFIDSLDIKVSSHGAPWDDALSAEHVLVAPCEMEDCYIGRTTIVQPLVDQHIAVQRLGARSLYETGSVEGVIHIDPLGSLTGARWRDPLNVLFLMPSESTFQRVLGELRSVPSRFELMRSSYVQDAQIRQIGLAILAECRSGFSSGRLYGESLAIALAARLVTCYSSHPLNLPGEKTGLPAWRLRRVIDFIEENIGAELGLTDIATVAGFSDYHFSRMFKLSTGLTPHRYVMERRVARAKELLAHSPMSIGELSTCLGFGDQAHLTTVFKRLTGTTPKNFREQAV, encoded by the coding sequence ATGTCGCAACTCAGCCCAGTTCAAACGCGAGTGCAGGTGCGCAACACTCCATCTGGTGTATTGCGCCCTTTCATCGACAGCCTCGATATCAAAGTATCAAGCCACGGTGCGCCATGGGACGACGCATTGTCTGCCGAGCATGTACTGGTCGCGCCGTGCGAAATGGAAGACTGTTACATCGGCCGCACGACAATCGTACAGCCTCTGGTAGATCAACACATCGCAGTTCAACGACTTGGCGCACGAAGTCTCTATGAGACAGGCTCAGTAGAGGGCGTGATCCACATCGACCCTCTTGGTTCATTGACGGGGGCTCGCTGGAGGGATCCGTTGAATGTACTATTTCTCATGCCTTCAGAGTCGACATTCCAGCGAGTACTTGGAGAGCTGCGCAGCGTTCCATCAAGATTCGAGTTGATGCGTTCCAGTTACGTGCAGGATGCACAGATTCGACAAATTGGGCTTGCCATCCTTGCAGAATGCCGGAGCGGGTTCTCGTCCGGACGGCTTTACGGCGAATCATTGGCTATTGCTCTAGCGGCAAGATTAGTCACCTGCTATTCATCTCACCCACTGAATCTGCCCGGTGAAAAAACGGGGCTACCCGCATGGCGACTTCGCCGAGTGATAGATTTCATTGAGGAAAATATTGGCGCCGAGCTTGGTCTCACGGACATAGCTACTGTCGCAGGATTTAGCGACTACCACTTCAGCAGGATGTTTAAGCTCAGCACCGGACTGACACCACATCGCTACGTCATGGAGCGTCGAGTTGCACGGGCAAAGGAATTGCTCGCACACAGCCCTATGTCCATCGGGGAACTCAGCACCTGCTTAGGATTCGGTGACCAAGCTCATCTTACAACGGTTTTCAAGCGTCTTACGGGCACAACTCCCAAGAATTTCCGTGAACAAGCTGTGTAA
- a CDS encoding DUF1302 domain-containing protein: MTNLQSHYRFTTHRVVKRKAIALAITGAFMSIGSSVNAFTIETDTPGLKMTWDNTIKYSNAFRVKGQNPVLLGNPNADDGNRNFNKGVISNRLDILSEFDVQYEDMGARISGAAWYDSVYNRSNDNPGFAGGAFPNNSSRPYNNFTERTRDLHGQKAELLDAFVFTRFDLGDSRALVRLGQHGMVWGESLFYGGNAIAGGMAPVDVTKLISVPGTQFKEAIRPVPQVSGQIQLTPNLALGAYYQFRYQSNRLPAVGSYFSQVDTNVDGGEQILLGPLGAAPRQADLLPKDSGQGGVQLRFRHADTDYGLYAIRFHDKSPQLVTNLINLTPGGAPTLVPGSYYVTYQQKITAMGVSASRTFGPANIAVEASIRNNQDLASAGHAVDVSRAFGSPATNNTNNPSYAVGRTAHVNVSMLWSMDPTVLFREANVAAELAWNRVLSCKTNCSVFDPQTRQGVIDNNATRDAVALRILFEPKYRQALPGLDLSVPISIGFAPHGSRSMALGSGAFPADGGGDLTIGVNGNYLDAWQFSLAYTHYYGGAKTFLDSNNSFSYGQSLKDRDFVAFSLRRTF, encoded by the coding sequence ATGACAAATCTGCAGTCCCACTACCGCTTCACCACGCACCGTGTAGTAAAGCGGAAGGCAATCGCTCTCGCCATCACCGGAGCCTTTATGAGCATTGGCTCATCCGTCAATGCATTCACCATCGAGACGGATACGCCTGGCCTCAAGATGACATGGGATAACACGATCAAATACAGCAATGCATTTCGGGTCAAGGGCCAAAATCCGGTCCTGCTAGGCAATCCCAATGCAGATGATGGTAATCGCAATTTCAATAAGGGGGTGATTAGCAACAGGCTCGACATTCTGAGCGAATTTGACGTTCAGTATGAGGACATGGGAGCGCGTATCAGCGGTGCGGCATGGTACGACAGTGTGTACAACCGCAGTAATGACAATCCCGGCTTTGCTGGGGGAGCTTTCCCCAATAATAGCTCGCGGCCATACAACAACTTCACTGAACGCACCAGGGATCTCCACGGCCAAAAGGCAGAGCTCCTCGATGCGTTCGTATTTACCCGCTTTGATTTGGGGGATTCCCGGGCATTGGTGCGCCTCGGCCAGCATGGAATGGTTTGGGGGGAGAGCCTCTTTTATGGGGGCAATGCAATTGCCGGGGGAATGGCGCCAGTTGACGTCACGAAGTTGATTTCCGTGCCGGGCACCCAATTCAAGGAAGCGATCCGCCCTGTACCTCAGGTGTCCGGGCAAATCCAACTGACGCCGAATCTCGCATTAGGCGCCTACTACCAGTTCCGCTATCAGTCGAACCGGCTGCCAGCCGTAGGGAGTTATTTTTCCCAGGTCGATACCAATGTCGATGGTGGAGAACAGATACTGCTGGGCCCATTAGGTGCAGCACCGCGGCAGGCAGACCTTCTGCCGAAAGATTCCGGCCAAGGTGGTGTGCAGCTTCGTTTCCGGCATGCTGATACAGACTACGGTCTATATGCAATTCGCTTCCACGATAAATCGCCGCAACTGGTCACGAACCTGATCAATTTGACGCCGGGTGGTGCCCCTACACTTGTTCCGGGTAGCTACTACGTGACCTACCAACAGAAAATCACTGCGATGGGCGTCAGCGCGAGCCGCACATTCGGCCCTGCAAACATCGCGGTGGAGGCGTCAATTCGCAACAATCAGGACCTGGCAAGTGCCGGTCACGCTGTCGATGTGAGCCGTGCTTTTGGGTCCCCGGCAACGAATAACACGAATAATCCTTCTTACGCTGTCGGGCGTACTGCGCACGTCAACGTATCCATGCTCTGGAGTATGGATCCGACGGTTCTCTTTCGAGAAGCCAACGTCGCAGCGGAGCTTGCCTGGAACCGGGTCTTGAGCTGTAAAACCAACTGCTCGGTGTTTGACCCGCAAACTCGTCAAGGCGTGATTGACAATAACGCTACCCGTGATGCTGTGGCGCTGCGCATCTTGTTTGAGCCGAAGTACCGGCAGGCGCTGCCAGGCCTGGACCTGAGTGTGCCGATCAGTATCGGTTTTGCCCCACATGGATCACGGTCCATGGCGCTCGGTTCAGGAGCGTTCCCCGCAGATGGGGGCGGTGATCTGACGATCGGTGTGAACGGCAACTATCTCGACGCCTGGCAATTCAGCCTCGCCTACACGCACTACTACGGGGGCGCGAAGACTTTCCTCGACAGCAATAACTCGTTCAGCTATGGCCAGAGTCTGAAGGACCGCGATTTCGTGGCCTTCTCTCTGCGCCGCACTTTCTAA
- a CDS encoding DUF1329 domain-containing protein, translating to MNSKNVIWQAAVVALGGALSFGALAAVPASEAEQLKSTLTPFGAEKAGNKDGSIPAWSGGYTTAISGFKNGGRRDDPFAEDKPLFSITAKNVNQYADKLTDGAKALFQKYPGTYRIDVYPTRRTAAAPQWVYDNTFKNATRAKIVEGPLGAIPEGAYGGIPFPIPKTGVEVLWNHLLRWRGESISYLMQGVLGTADGRKVMTVDAQANQQMPYYAKDGSVDKFGGDYWTLRVMNSGPAVRAGEGIVARFNVNGEEQTWVYLPGQRRVRKLPNACCDTPTPATAGVMSVDDIEVFAGPNGRFNWKLLGKKEMIIPYNSNKLLKPTKQDEVLSQHHINPDVMRWELHRVWVVEAELKEGKRHQAPKSKYYFDEDTWNGVLADRWDANGQLWKTMWMSSIVMPDLPATSSATFGFYDLVTGTSYTNVLVNEKSTQFKVMPRYPDSVFTPDGLITESIR from the coding sequence ATGAATAGTAAAAACGTCATATGGCAGGCTGCAGTAGTGGCGCTTGGCGGCGCGCTTTCGTTCGGCGCTTTGGCTGCAGTGCCAGCAAGCGAGGCTGAACAACTGAAAAGCACCTTAACACCCTTCGGCGCAGAGAAGGCGGGTAACAAGGATGGAAGCATTCCTGCCTGGAGTGGGGGCTACACGACGGCCATTTCGGGCTTCAAAAACGGTGGCCGACGTGACGACCCGTTTGCCGAAGACAAACCTCTTTTCAGTATCACTGCGAAGAACGTCAATCAATACGCTGACAAGTTGACGGACGGCGCCAAAGCACTTTTCCAGAAATATCCGGGGACGTACCGCATTGATGTCTATCCCACGAGAAGGACCGCAGCCGCTCCACAGTGGGTGTATGACAACACGTTCAAGAACGCCACACGTGCAAAGATTGTTGAGGGGCCGCTCGGAGCGATACCGGAGGGCGCATATGGCGGCATTCCATTCCCGATTCCCAAGACGGGCGTGGAAGTGCTCTGGAATCATTTGCTGCGCTGGCGCGGGGAGTCGATCTCTTACTTGATGCAAGGCGTACTTGGTACAGCAGACGGCCGCAAAGTCATGACCGTTGATGCGCAAGCCAATCAGCAAATGCCTTACTACGCCAAAGATGGATCAGTCGACAAATTCGGTGGCGATTATTGGACGTTACGCGTGATGAATAGCGGTCCCGCGGTGCGAGCTGGGGAGGGGATTGTTGCCCGGTTCAATGTGAATGGGGAAGAGCAGACCTGGGTTTATCTTCCAGGGCAGCGGCGTGTTCGCAAGCTCCCGAATGCCTGCTGTGATACCCCAACACCCGCGACAGCCGGCGTAATGAGCGTCGACGATATCGAGGTCTTTGCCGGTCCCAACGGGCGTTTTAACTGGAAGCTGTTAGGGAAAAAGGAAATGATCATTCCCTACAACAGCAATAAGCTGTTGAAGCCGACCAAACAGGACGAAGTGCTTAGTCAGCACCACATCAATCCGGACGTCATGCGTTGGGAATTACACCGGGTCTGGGTCGTGGAAGCTGAGCTCAAAGAGGGTAAACGCCACCAGGCACCGAAGAGCAAGTATTACTTCGATGAAGATACCTGGAATGGTGTTTTGGCTGACCGCTGGGACGCTAACGGTCAGTTATGGAAAACGATGTGGATGAGTTCCATCGTCATGCCCGATCTTCCGGCAACTTCATCTGCAACGTTCGGCTTCTACGATCTTGTAACTGGAACGTCCTACACTAACGTGCTGGTTAATGAAAAGTCGACGCAGTTCAAAGTCATGCCGCGCTATCCCGATTCAGTGTTCACACCTGACGGGCTCATCACCGAAAGCATTCGCTAA
- a CDS encoding WD40/YVTN/BNR-like repeat-containing protein, translating to MTFSRIFTIAVLFAIFAISRGAISAPQSSTDPLRREATLAPKASHAVMLAVATAGNRIIAAGERGIILLSDNGAKTWKQAKVPVSVTLTALAFPTPSEGWAVGHGGVVLHTRDGGLSWVHQLDGRAGAEIELKAAQESGDQARLRDAERLVADGPDKPFLAVHFWDAQRGFAIGAYGMAYGTEDGGATWSSWRARMDNPKSLHLNALYVKGRTVFLVGEQGLILRSTNGGTHFNPIPTPYRGSWFSVGGIGDRIIIAGLRGQIYRSDANGEEWTPSSIDVPITIGQTLVTRGGGILFVNQAGALLASTDQANSLNRLPSLEVAPITAVAQSPDGSLFAATYAGPVRLPITEANGFRIRQ from the coding sequence ATGACTTTTTCACGAATTTTCACGATTGCAGTGTTGTTTGCGATTTTTGCAATCTCGCGGGGGGCGATAAGCGCTCCGCAGTCTTCCACTGATCCACTGCGGCGAGAAGCCACACTCGCGCCGAAGGCGAGTCATGCGGTAATGCTTGCGGTCGCAACCGCCGGCAACCGCATTATCGCTGCGGGCGAGCGGGGAATTATTCTGCTATCGGACAATGGAGCAAAGACCTGGAAACAGGCCAAGGTGCCGGTCTCGGTTACGCTCACCGCACTTGCATTCCCGACCCCATCCGAAGGCTGGGCCGTCGGCCATGGTGGAGTCGTACTGCATACCAGGGATGGCGGACTAAGCTGGGTCCATCAGTTGGATGGACGTGCCGGTGCTGAAATTGAGCTGAAGGCAGCACAGGAAAGCGGAGATCAAGCCCGCTTGAGAGACGCGGAACGGCTCGTGGCCGACGGTCCGGACAAACCCTTCCTGGCGGTGCATTTCTGGGACGCGCAGCGTGGATTTGCCATTGGCGCGTACGGCATGGCCTACGGAACCGAAGATGGCGGCGCGACATGGTCTTCGTGGCGTGCTCGCATGGACAACCCGAAGAGCCTGCATCTCAATGCGCTGTACGTCAAGGGCAGGACCGTCTTCCTGGTCGGCGAACAAGGGCTTATCCTGCGCTCAACCAATGGCGGTACACATTTTAACCCGATACCCACTCCTTACCGCGGCAGTTGGTTTTCCGTTGGCGGAATCGGCGACCGGATCATCATCGCCGGACTCCGCGGTCAAATCTACCGGTCCGATGCTAACGGGGAAGAGTGGACGCCAAGTAGCATTGATGTGCCGATCACAATTGGGCAGACGCTCGTAACCAGGGGCGGTGGAATCCTTTTCGTCAACCAGGCCGGGGCGCTACTTGCCAGCACTGATCAAGCGAACTCATTGAATCGATTGCCGTCATTGGAAGTCGCTCCAATCACCGCAGTCGCACAGTCCCCTGATGGCAGTCTGTTTGCTGCCACTTATGCCGGCCCAGTACGGTTGCCTATCACCGAAGCCAATGGCTTCCGCATTCGTCAATAA